The nucleotide sequence CATATGCATGGACAATATAGGGGGTTAGGCATGCTGGCCCAAGTTACAAGGAAATAACGTTTCTGGCCTTTGTGCAGGCTTCTGGGTACATCCATGTTAGTCAAAGGCTCTGTCCCACATCTATCCTTTATTAGTATTAATTAGACTGATACCTCAACTTCCCTCCACGTGGAAATTTAAAGTGGCATATGTTGGGTTTGCAGGTGGTCTCCCATTGAAGGCACTGCCCAGAGCCAAacttgcttagtttcagcaaggcaGCTGTATGATGTGCATTGAGACCATGCTTTTGCAAATAATGATTTCCTTCTACAAGAAAAGGAGCAGTATTGACAACActagaaagagaagaggagaaTCAAATAGCAGCATGTGGTCatagccaggggtgtagttatctGGGGGGCTTATTCCCCTTATTTGTTTGAGAGCAGAATCCCAGCCATTATGTTTCccgcatcctacgagccaatcagcatgaaagctggCTTGAGTTGATGTATGATGGCCACTGAGAAGGATCTTCTAACATGCTattttgtcctttcctgccgattggggccaatcaaagtgaaaggaggtgagtcagccactgagaaagactcttctcagtagccaacacactcccttttcatgctgattggctcttagggacttctgctattgtgggagaaggcacacccAGAAAGGACTGAGGAGTGGAGATGAGAACAGAAAGCAAGCAAGGGGGGGGCATGGCGTgattatcatgaagagaccctgcacttctgaatttgccactacactactggtcaccTCCGCAATTGTATACCACAGTACTATGAGATCCAGGCCAACTGAGGCCTACACATAACAGCAGAATGAGCTGGTAGTATGGATTGCACCTCATGTATGCACCTTCATATGGGGCGAGGGGGAATCACATTTTTAACGCtcccatttaaaacaaacaaaaaccctgcaATTGGAAAACCAGCACCATAGGGATATACTAGTTTTTGCCTGCAGAGATGGTTTTTGCTTAATACAcaggaactgttaaaaaattgcaCCTTCCTCCTGCAGTCTGGATTCCATCATCACATTCTGCAGCTTTTCAGAGAGTAGACGGGGAATTACGGTCCTAaattttcttcctttaaaaagctccctgcaaataGTAAACTGGCATTGTAAACAAAGGGCTAGCAAGGAGCCTTTCTCCCGATGTGCTAGCTTTTTACTTGCAAGGTGCTTTCAGCATTCAGGAACGTAATTCCCACACCTGAAGTGGCAAGTGACATAAGTCTAAGGGATATCGCGTGTGCGGTCGTTCTCTCCCTGTTTAAGGGCTctaagaaagaaaataataaaaatagaaaaggaaaggaaaaggtggCAATTCCTCGAAAGAGTCTCTCTGTAAAGGCACGCCTAAATTGGAGGTTTTCCGGCTCCGGGGAGGCTTCTCTCGCGCAGTGCCAGCAGAGGGCTCTGCTCATTGCTTCCAGGGAAGTCGCTGCCCTTTTTCACTTTGATCATCTGGTGGGTTGGGAGGATGGATAAACTTCCTGTAGTGAATAGAGCAGCCGCCATCGTAAATGCCACAGTTGCAGCGAGAACCCCAATTCATCGGGGGGAGGTGTAGAGCCGTGAGGCCAGCTTTTTCCCAGCTCGACCGGAGTGAAGACTACCTCGGCTTCAACTCGAGACTGAATGAAAAGTCGAAGTTGAAAACTGTTCAGGTAAACAAGGGGCTGTGTGGGCGGAAGGCAGGAAAGCCGCTTCTTGCATACCAGGCATATAACATTTTAAATCTCTGGTACTAGCCAGGCTGCCGCTTGGGTGGACGAGGTTTGGACCGTGTTTGTGTGGAATCCAAgctttgttaaaattaatttttcAACTCGAAGTATAGAGTGGCTTGCTTTTACTGGCACGAACAGTGTGAATTGGCGTTCTCCCCACCCTTCGGGAATGtgttttggattttttctgtTTACGCAAATAAAAAGGTATTGAAGCCGGCACCAGTCGCTTTTGGAATGATTGCATTTTTTTGTACTTCTTTAGATCCACGCCCAGCATCGATCAGGGTATCTCCAAACACACAGTAGATCTGTGCAAAGGAGCCCTCTTACAAATTGCATTTCTCTTGAAGGTCGTCTTCGTCAGATGTTCCTATATGTTTGAGGAATGTGCATGCCTCCTTCATGTTTCATGTCATTACCACAATAAATGCTGATCAAACTCTGATTGATTTTCAGTGCTGCATAAAATGTGAAGCTCCCTCAAAGTCCCACGAGCAGGGATGTGAAACCCGTGGCCCTCCCCGTGtttgattccaactcccatcagccccagctagcatagccaatggtcagggatgatgagagttatagtccagctaTATCTCTGAAGAGCCATAGGTTTTTGATCCTTAACCTAGAATGTTGAGGATGAATCTGCAAAGTTCAGAGGCACTGTGCCACGGAATACTAATTTCTGGGGAGCAATTGCATGAGAAGCCCTTCAAGCCCTACTTAGCTTCCTGGAGCATCTTTTTTGACCACTGTGAAAAGCAGGGTGCTGAACTAGATTAACCTTTGGTCTGGTGCCACAGAACTATTCTTATGGAGTGAATTTTCAAATATTGTGGGGAAATATTGTGGGGGAAAATGATTTTAGCTCTTTTCCTTCCAGCACTGCAGCCCCAATCCAACTTCCATACACACCTGTTGCTCCTTTTAAATCTTTGTCAGAAAATTCAGTTGCAGATCTCCTACTTATTGTGAGTAGTTTAACACCTCAATGTCTCAGGCTagaagctaaacagggtcaggtctggtcagtgcctggatgggagactgcttgggaaccatatgtaagcctccttgggtttctatcatgaaaagaaaggtggggtataaataaataattttacctAGAGGTAAACACAAACATTTTGTTAGGTTTGATAAGCTCTTCAGGATATATCTGATAAGCTGACATATCATGACAAACCCAATAAGGTTTGATAAGCTCTTCAGGactacttagaggttttatttacaattaagcgGCATATAAaattggttaaataaataaaataaaaatatctaaGGGGGGGAAATAGAAAAGCTGTCATTTGTTACTGCCATTACCAAGTATTTAACTTTCCCAGTGTATATTTTTGTCAGTTGCCATTTTTAATAACGGAAGTTATGCATAGGAGTGATGTAATTTTTATGATAATTTTGGGATGCATTCAATGAGCAATGTCATTTGAAGTTTTTAATAGGGATGGAAGCTTTGGCATCTGGATACCCAATCAGGGGACTTACTGTGTACATTGTACGTGAtcattgcagccaggcaaggcTGGCGGACTGTTGGTGGTCTCCACTGTTCTCATtcttagcacaaggatttacacttgcacaGTGAAACTTgccatccctctcctcccccttgtgcaccctgtaccatccccaaatctgatctggagggttgggggaaaacccggaacaaatttagggggggtgcacgggggggagggagggaagaggaaggaaagttctgttgtgcaagcataaatcaTTGTGCTAATAGATCAAGTTACTTAGTGCTATATTGGATACAAGCCAATAGTAcatatgtgtatgtgtttatACATAGAAATTCAGTCCTTATACACATTTCCTCTCCACCATCTGGGGCAATTGATTATATTCTGAATGTACTTACTTCATACGGTTCATTCACACTGATTTGTTTTATGTGCTTCCTTCTTGCCCTCTTATTGTTTGGTGTGGTGGAAGGAACAGGGGCAGTGCCAGGTATTAGATGCGGGGCACATGCCCATGACATACATTTGCCTCTGGGCAGTTGAAGATGGTGGGTGGTTGGGGTCTTGCTATGACTGTGCTCTGCAGTGCCCCCAACCACCCAGTaaacaaagctttttaaaaactgttaaaaatgggggcagggggaggaagagCTGAAGATCCAGGGCCCAGTGCAAAAGAGCAGGGGCTTGAGTCCCCTAACATTGCCCGGGAAGGGGGAAGTGTAGGACTGAAATACACAGGATGTTTCTGATTTTGAGTTCTGTTTGTCTCAGCAGGCCATGGGATGGCAACTGGAACTGAGGAACAGATATGTGTAAAAGAAGAGCCAGAGCGTGTGGAAATGAGTGTGGTATTGACTGATGGATCTGAAGAGATGGTCTCCGAAAACTGCAAACAGGAAAGCAAGAATAAGAGTTGGGATTTTCCAGGTAAGCGAGAGGGAGACACCTCTGACAAAAGCCAAGACAAAGCTGCTAAGCACAAGGAGCAAGGTTTCAAGAATCTTGACCAAATTGTCATCCAGCAGTTGATCCACATTGGAGGAAGTGAGAACAGGTGCAGCAAGCAGGAGGAGAGCTTCTGTCAGAGTCCCAGCCTCAGCAAACCTCAGATTGTCCATTTGGGAGAGAAACCGTACCTGTGCATTATCTGTGAGAAAACCTTCCGCAACCACTCGGGTCTTATGGtacatcagagaatccacacaggagagaagccctataaaTGTCCTGATTGTGATAAGAGTTTCAACCAGCGGTCACACCTGACCTCTCACCGTGGGacccatacaggagagaagccctttaAATGTTTTgactgtggaaaaagcttcagctaCAATTCTGGCCTCATAATACACCAGcggattcacacaggggagaagccgtaCAAATGCTCTGACTGTGAGAAAAGCTTCAGTCAAAAATCACACCTGTTTTCACATCAGAGGACCCATGTGGGAGAGAAATCCTTTAAGTGTCTtgattgtggaaagagcttcagttataACTCTGGTCTCATCATACACCAACGAATCCATACGGGGGAAAAACCCTATAAATGCTCTGATTGCGGGAAGAGCTTCAATCAACGATCACACCTTATTTCGCACCAAGGCATTCACACGGGACAGAAGCCATATACATGCAAGGATTGCGGGAAGAGTTTTAGCTTCAACTCTGGGCTTGTTATACATCAACGActtcatacaggagagaaaccttttaaatgttCCAACTGCGGGAAAAGCTTCAACCAGAAATCACACCTTATTTCACACCAGAGAGTCCACACAGGGCAAAAATTTTGACTTGTTGATGGCAATTATATAGGATAGGTGTGGagagcctttggccttccaggtgttgctgaattacgactcccataattcctggccattggccatgcttgcaagggctgatgggagttgtagttcagcaatatctccaAGGCTAcagtcttgaaggcacatgaggccagcaccttgctgaagctaagcagggtcaggcctgatcagtgcctggatgggaaaccgcctgggaaccatatgtaagccgccttgggtttctaccatgaaaagaaaggcggggtataaatgtaataaataaataagtaatatctggaaggtcaaaggtttcccaccctgagGTAGATTAATTTCTATTAACATAAGCATCATTTTTGAAGGATCTAGAATGCTGCAGTCTAAGCAGGAGCTTTTAAGTAACAGCCATCATCAGTATTTCCCAAAGAGTATGCCTCATGGCAATGGACTTGTTTTCAGaattttaaaggtgaatttacacATGTGTGTTTAGCAGTTGACAAGTGCTGCCCTTCTTTTTGTTACAGGCCAACAGCAATGCACAGAAAATGAAGTCTCAGATAAAAAAAATTCCAATCATACAGCAAGAGGATACTCATTGCAAAATCCAatactaaagttttttttttttgcacttttcTCAGTGGAGGGGAGACACCCTTAAACTTGAAGCTAAAGAATCTACTGATCAACTTCTATAAAAAGTGTTTAAAACCTCCCATTAAATTGTTTATGTTGGTCCATTAGGGTATATGCCTTTGTACAGAATTTATAATCTTCATCAGAGGTAccatatccacaccatatatttaaagcacatggattctcccaaagaatcctgagatctgtagtctgttaagggtgctgggaattgtagctcggatgggtacactacagttcccaggattctttgggggaatccaggtactttaaatgtatggcgtggatgcGACTTTAGAATCAAACTAGGTGGACATGAAATATGCCTTTGAAGCCCATGCTTGGGATTTCCAGGGCCCACCCAAGACACCGTGCTGCTTGAGGTGAAGGGTGTTCCACCCACCCGGTACACCGTGTGGATGTGACACAAGTTGCACTggtgtgtggagggggagagTAGACTATATCTGCTTGTCCAGCTTGCTGTGCCTGAAAAGGGGATCCTGTGCACGTACAGTTGTATGTGAGTAGGCTCTGCTTTTTAGAAGTTATACAGAATGGGTTGGAGTGATGGTAATAAGCTGGTAAGGTGTACAATGTCAAGGGTGGGGTTACAAAGCACTGTCCCTCTTCCCCTCCACCTGTTTAGCCTAtgaatcagcagtggggaaactttggccctctgcatgttgctgaactacaacttccatcagtcctagcaagcaaGGTTGCCCACATCTGCTATAAATGGAGGCAACTTTTGGAAGAGgaattatttaattttaaaaaaggaagataaGTATGTGACGTTGCTGATATATATCTTCCAGATTAGGTTACTCCAACACATTCTACAtgggggctgcctctgaaaagtGTTTgggaacttcagctggtgcagcagTCAAGGTTGTGCCTGGGACCTGCTTTTCAGTGCATATAACTACAGTGTTGTTCAGTCCGCATTGGTTACCACTTTGTTTCTGAGTACAATTCAGAGTACTGGGTACTACCTATACAGGTCTAAAAATGCAATTTTAACCaatagtttgggaccaggaaATTTGAAGGGCCGCCTCCTGTATGAACCCACCCATCCCCTGTAGTCATGATCAGATGCTCTGCATTGAGTCCCATTGCAGGTCTGATTGGCTGGGATGTAGGGCagggccttttcatttgtggcACCCAGGTTGGGAACTCCCCACACCAAAGGGCCCTGTTGTCTCCTCTCTATTAGTGTTttgacatttttttgaaaaattatttTCTTCCACAGTGCCTTTTTGATATCTGGCTTCTGGGGTTTTTTGTttaggtttttgtgtgtgtgtgtggattgtaGTTTTTGTAGTAACTGATGCTGTGTACTGTCCTGAGGTCCCTGTGAGCAACTGAAAGGtgggaaaataaatattttaataaataaaacaatattcatttttaataatAGACCATTATAACTTAAGTGGAAAAAACAACACCTCTATACAGCATGTTGCTGTATGTATTAGTGCATATTAAAATACTGTAGTCTCTCAAGGTGATTTATTATAATATATTAACCCTCTCACACAAGTTTTCTCTCACACAGTAGGCAAACTTGCAAGGTGATTAGCTCCACCCCTGACATCCACATCTATAGTGCAAACATGTGCAGGGAGGCACCCTTCACTTGTGCAACTGTATGAACAAAGGTGCCCACACTTTCTGGAATCCCAGTTGTGCAGGATTCCAGATTGCATGGAaggctgtgcatgtgtgtggtgcCTCACTGCCAATTTTTATGTTATACATTCTGCTTATCAACAAGTGTGACAATAGAGGGCAGGACTAGTTGGCGATTCCTCTCTCCGCTTCATGCATTTGTCCAGCTTCTGAAAAGGGCTGTGAATGGTGACATTTCTGTACCTTAAGTATAGACACTGCCTGTAATTTCCATGCCTGCTTGCAATAAATGGAGTGTGTGCAATGACCAatggggatttttttaattttcaaaatagATGTTTCAATATTGGTTGCATCCTTGGAtctttactcccccccccaactaggCTAAACTTAATGAATGCAACATCAAGTGGCAACTTGCATGTATGAAGGAACCATCACAGATCCAACATCACAAGCAGAGCTTTTTGTAATGTTTCACATCACGTTAAATGCTAAAAACCTTTCCAGTAGGGGCAGCTCATGAGAAgaatcttgctggatcagaccataggCCTGTCTAGTCTGTTAACCAGATGGCATATGGAGAAGCCCAAAGCTTGGATGAAGAGCTTTAACTCATTTCTGGAGCACGTGCTATGCaggtagaaagtcccaggttcagtctgcagcttctccaagcagggctgggaatgtctcctgtctgaccctaaaaggtaaaggtgtccccgtacttatagtgcgagtcgtttccgactcttagggtgacatcttgcgacatttactaggcagacggtatatatggggtgggattgccagttccttccccagcctttctttaccccccatcatatgccgggtactcattttactgaccacggatggatggaaggctgagtggacctcgaccccttgtactggagattcgacttcctccttccgttggaatcgaactccggccgtgagcagagcttcggctgcgttaccgccgcttaccactctgcgccacagagagaAGCCACAATATGGAGttagtctgagtcagtataagtgttatgttatggtttatttctaggctgccttttggccaaaaaggtccccaaggcggcttacacagaaatagaaaaacacaaatgcagaatacaaataaaagcaataatattTACCAAAATTCAAGCcagcaaaatcctagcat is from Rhineura floridana isolate rRhiFlo1 chromosome 3, rRhiFlo1.hap2, whole genome shotgun sequence and encodes:
- the LOC133380879 gene encoding zinc finger protein OZF-like, producing the protein MATGTEEQICVKEEPERVEMSVVLTDGSEEMVSENCKQESKNKSWDFPGKREGDTSDKSQDKAAKHKEQGFKNLDQIVIQQLIHIGGSENRCSKQEESFCQSPSLSKPQIVHLGEKPYLCIICEKTFRNHSGLMVHQRIHTGEKPYKCPDCDKSFNQRSHLTSHRGTHTGEKPFKCFDCGKSFSYNSGLIIHQRIHTGEKPYKCSDCEKSFSQKSHLFSHQRTHVGEKSFKCLDCGKSFSYNSGLIIHQRIHTGEKPYKCSDCGKSFNQRSHLISHQGIHTGQKPYTCKDCGKSFSFNSGLVIHQRLHTGEKPFKCSNCGKSFNQKCHLIQHRRIHTGEKPYTCSDCGKGFTQISHFIHHRRSHTGEKPYSCPECGKSFNFKSALIRHHRIHTGEKPYECPVCGKSFNVSSHLARHQRMHLKQAKLETVEGSGGNAAFLRRHRAPRPYDCTDCGKGFLRSGDLVRHQRIHTGERPYLCSECGKRFSHKSSHMRHQAGHIRGIALKC